Proteins found in one Penaeus vannamei isolate JL-2024 chromosome 29, ASM4276789v1, whole genome shotgun sequence genomic segment:
- the LOC113830155 gene encoding uncharacterized protein — protein sequence MRFPMMKLCVVLLVAVAATSGTTLNPQVPGSSTAVPEKFLEIMNKHFSDSLKYLYTSKQYDSQYMQRPGMAKYLMEASDFEWEEGLDFLKKYMQREGNIANFRSNMAVSGKGELTLAANEDKFQKFFETFTTLISDAETKFSEMNHGDFRTGNNVDYEICHYLDDKLEKNVARIYELKTHSTNLNKLKTLGVAVNAFDSAL from the exons ATGCGATTCCCCATGATGAAGCTCTGTGTGGTCCTGTTAGTGGCTGTTGCAGCTACCAGCGGCACGACCTTAAATCCACAGG TTCCTGGTTCATCTACTGCAGTTCCAGAAAAGTTTTTGGAAATTATGAACAAACACTTCAGCGATTCTTTGAAATACCTCTATACA AGCAAGCAGTATGATAGCCAGTATATGCAGCGCCCTGGTATGGCCAAATACCTGATGGAGGCCAGCGACTTCGAGTGGGAAGAAGGACTTGACTTCCTGAAGAAATACatgcagagagaaggaaacatcGCAAATTTCAGGAGTAATATGGCTGTGTCGGGCAAG GGAGAGCTGACCCTTGCAGCTAATGAAGATAAATTCCAAAAGTTCTTTGAAACTTTCACAACCTTGATCAGCGACGCGGAAACCAAATTCAGTGAAATGAACCACGGAGATTTTAGGACAGGCAACAATGTTGATTACGAG ATCTGCCACTACCTCGATGACAAGCTGGAGAAGAACGTGGCCCGTATTTACGAGTTGAAGACCCACAGCACAAACCTGAACAAGTTGAAGACACTTGGAGTCGCTGTTAACGCCTTCGACTCCGCCCTCTAA